Part of the Paenibacillus sp. FSL R7-0273 genome is shown below.
GTTTACCGTCCACATTTTCCAAGGAGAAGTCCTGTACCTCCCCGATGACCGGCAGCCTGCTTTTGGCCGGAACCATTGAGCTGACTGCCAGATAAACCGCCATACCCACAGCAACCAGCAGCAGCAGCCAGGTCCATTTGTAGCGCTTCAAGGTTTGCACAGGCTTCCCCCCTCTTATCCGTGGATCGTATTCAGCACAAGCGCGATCAGACTGACAGTGAGGTAATTAATGGAGAAGAAGAAATTTTTCTTGGCCCAGGCATCATCATCCTTTGCCTTGAAGCCGATTATAGTCAGGTATAGCCAGGCTACAGACAGCCCGAGCGATATAACGAGATAAAAAATCCCGGCATAGTCGTAGGCATACATGAGCACAGGTACAGGCAGCAGCAGTGCCACGTAAGGGATCATCTGGAACTTGGTGCGCCGCACTCCCTTTACTACCGGAAGCAGCGGAAAGCCTGCGGCTCTGTACTCCTCTTTGCGGCGTATGCCAAGGGCCCAGAAATGGGGCGGCTGCCAGAGGAAGAGCATTGCGAACAGCAGCCAGGCGCCGAGATCAACCGTTCCGGTAACGGCAACATAACCGATGACCGGCGGCATAGCGCCGGAGATGGCACCCACTGAGGTGCTCCAGGTCGATGTTCTTTTTAGCCAGAGCGTGTAGATGACAACATACACGAATACACCGACAATGCCAAACAATCCGGCCAGCATACCGCAGAATGCAAACAGTACAGCCAGACCGGCAATCCCGAGCCCGATAGCGTACATCAGCACAACATTCGGCTTCAGCCTGCCTGTTGGCAGACCGCGCTCGCGTGTCCGCTCCATTTTCATATCCAGATCACGGTCAAAATAGTTGTTGAACACACAGGCAGAGGCCATTACCAGCATCGTACCAAGCAGTGTCAGAATTAACTTGCCATACTGCACATCCCAGCCGGATGCCACCCAGTACCCGGCAAAGGCTGCGATCAGGTTGGAGCGGATAATGCCCGGCTTCGTTACTGTAATAAAATCACGCCAGCCTGCGCCTTCCCGGGGCGATTTGGCCTGTGCTGCCGCGGAATCGGAAGAAGCCTGATATCTTAATTGATTGTCCACGTTTGGTGTTCCTCCTTCTTAGGGACTTCTAAGCGTTCGGTCAGGAGCCTTGGTCCTTTAAACCGCTCATATTTGAGATTAAATTTCGTTCCGCTGTTAACTTTATCATATCAAACCGCAAAAGACTTTGACAATCATTGACCAAGATGTTCATCATTTCGACAATTACGTGACTTTATTTATTTCTCTTCCGCCTAAATAAGTCAGCCTGAAATTGGGTAGTTATTAATAGAGAACTTCCGTACAAAGGAGATCTGACCAATGGATACTGCTACACATTTTGTAATGGGCCTGGGGCTCGCCGGACTATCCTTCGTCGATCCTGTCGTTGCCTCACAGCCTTCCCTGGCCGGAGCCGTCATGATCGCCACTGTACTGGCTTCTCAAGCACCTGATGCCGATACTGCGCTGCGCCTCAAGAATAATGCCCTGTACATCCGTAACCACCGGGGAATCACGCATTCCATGCCCTTCCTGCTGCTGTGGCCGGCCCTGATTACCATTGTAATCGGCCCGTTATTCGGCTTTACGGATCTGCAGGCGTTAAGTCATATCGCGCTCTGGAGCTTTATCGGCGTTGCCGTCCATGTATTCTCGGACATGTTCAACACCTACGGGACCCAGGCCGCCAGGCCGTTCACCGAGAAATGGATTGCCTGGAACATCATCCATATCTTTGATCCGTTTATCTTCGGCAGCCACGCAGCTGCAATCATTCTCTGGATCAGCGGTATGGTGCCTCCGGCGCCGCTGTTCACCATCCTGTACATCTGCGTAGCAGCTTACTATGTCTGGAGGACGGTTGTGCACGCCCGGATAACGCACAACATCAAGAACAAGGATATGCACCATGATCAGGGTGACCGCTATATTGTCATCCCGTCAATCTCGCCGACGCGCTGGAATGTGGTCAAAGCCAAGCAGGACGGCAGCTACAACGTCGGTTTGCTGAACGGGGGACGGCTGGAATGGTTCAAGCATGCAGTGTGCTCCACCCACCCCGCTGTAGAGCATTCCAAATCACATCCCGATGTCCAGGCCTTTCTGTACTTTACCTCCTATGCTGTGGCTGAGGTTGAGGAGCTCACCTCTGGTTATATTGTACGCTGGGGGGATGTGCGTTATTTACACCGCAAGCAATTCCCTTTCGTAGCCGTACTGGCTATGGACAATGATTATCATGTGCTTAACACCTATGTAGGCTGGCTCAGCAGCGAAAAGCTGGATGAACGGTTTGCCATTGATCCCGGCTCCATGAAGCTTTAGTTATCACATGTATCAGAAACACAGGCAGAACAGCATTCTCTGTATTCAGGGAATGGCTGCTCTGCCTGTTTGGCCTGTGCCCCATGTATTCCCCCTCTTGACGACTGCAGCAGCTTAGGGCACAATCTCCATAAAGCGTTTTCAGTAGCAATTCTTCATTGTGAAGATATTTCCTTCTTCTGCATACAAAAAAATCCCGCAGGTTATAACCCTGCAGGATCAATCCATGGCTAATATAGAAAGGAAGGCTGGCACATATGGGTAAAGGTCTGTCTCTCTGGTTCTCAACCTCTTCAATCCTCATTCTTACAGCCGCTTCAATCAGTATCAGCTATAATCTCTGGCTGGCGCTGCTGCTGGGCCTGCTGTGCATCCTTAATATCGGCTGGGGCTTTATCCTCAAAGCCAGGCTCAGACGCAGGGCAGAGGCCCGCGCACAGCGTTCCTCTTAACGGTAAGGCAGGAAGCCCATCCGTTCCTTAACACCGGCTAAGGTTTCGGAGGCTACATTCCGCGCACGCTCTGCACCCTCAGCCAGAATACCGCTTAGCGTGCCCGAGCTGCGGATTTCCTGATAACGCTGCTGCAGCGGCTCCAGTGTTGCCACCAGCACCTCGCCAAGATTTTTTTTGAAGCCTCCGTACATTTGTCCTTCATATTGGTCGGCAATCTGCTGCAGGCTTAGTCCCGAGCACTCTGCATAGATGCTCATCAGATTGCTGATCTCCGGCTTGTTCGCCGGATCGTACACTACTTCACGCCCTGAATCGGTTGTCGCCCGGCTGATCTTTTTGCGGATGACGTCAGGCGGGTCAAGCAGTGCAATGTAGCTGCCCGCATTCGGGTTGCTTTTGCTCATCTTTTTACTTGCATCGTCAAGCGACATGATCCGTGCCCCTACTTCCGGAATATAAGGCTCAGGTACAGTGAAGAAATCTCCGAAACGGTGGTTGAACCGTCCTGCCAGGTCACGGGTTAATTCCAGATGCTGCTTCTGGTCTTCCCCGACCGGCACGAGGTCGGCATTATAGACCAGTATGTCTGCGGCCATCAGCGACGGATACACGAACAGTCCTGCCCCCACCGAATCCTTGCCTGAGGATTTATCCTTGAACTGCGTCATCCGCTCAAGCTCCCCCATTGCAGTCAGTGTGGTTACAATCCAGCCCAGCTCTGCGTGCTGCGGCACATGTGATTGCATGTAGACGTTGGAAATCTTCGGATCAATGCCTGCTGCCAGATAAAGGGCTGCAACAGATTCTGAATTCTCACGCAGCGCTGCCGGGTCCTGGGCCACTGTAATGGCATGCAGATCTACGACCATGAAGAAGCATTCATGCTCCTGCTGCAGCTTCACGAAATTTTTGATCGCGCCGATATAGTTGCCAAGTGTCAGTGAGCCGCTGGGCTGAATGCCCGACAATACTTTTTTAGCCATGATTTCATACCTCCTGAATGTATTTCAATGTGAACAGAACGCAAAGAGGCCCCACATCCGCAAGGGACGTGAGACCGTGGTGCCACCCTTATTCGCCGCTTGTGATGTTCCGGCGGAACAATGCACATAGCAGGCCTTAGCTTCCGTTAACGGGGAAGAGCCGTCCGGTCTACTGGGGCCTGCAGCCTGTTCAAGCACGGCGCTCAAGGGTCCATTCAGCCAGGAGTGTCCTGCCGGTTCGCATCAACCACCGGCTTTCTGAAGGCGCACTGTCTGCTTACTTGTCCCTGTCATCACATTGTAATCATATCTTAATGCATTCATCATAGAGCGTGACTGTGAAGTTGTCAAATCGCTTATCCACCGCTGAATAAATCTGTTATGATAAAGATATCCATGTTCTATGCCATCAAGTTAAGTTAAAGGAGCATATCTCTTATGAAACAGGTGACCAAAGGGCAGTGGGGCGGTTATGATACCTATATTCTGCATAGCCGTGAACTGGAAGTCACGCTTTTGCCGCGGCTCGGAAATAACGTTATTTCCTTATGGGACCGCAAGGAAGAGCGGCAAATCCTGCGCACGCCTGATGAAAGTGACTTGGCCTATTATATGCAGAAGCCCTATCATTTCGGCATCCCGCTGTTAGTTCCCCCGGGGCGCATACGCAAGGGGCAATTCCGGTTCAAGGGCGCCAGCTACCAGTTCGAGCAGAACTCGGCAGGAGATCACCACATCCACGGCCTGCACCGGACCCAGTCCTGGTGCGTCAGTGATATCGAGGAAGATGAGGACGGCTGTGCTGTAACGACAGAATTTAATACCGCAGATGATCCCCGCTGGATGTCACAGTTCCCTGTACCGCTGCGTATGGAGATGACCTTCAGGCTGCAGGACGCCAGGCTGCAGCAGACGCTGAAGGTGACCCATCTGGGAGACACAAGCATTCCTTTCGGAATAGGCTACCATACCTGGTTCATGATTGACGGTGAACCGCAGCGCTGGAAGCTGACCCTGCCTGCAGAAGGCATCTATGAGCTGAATAACGAGCTGCTTACGAGCGGCAATCTGCTCCCTCTGGGTGAGCTGGATTCCATACATTATGGAATGAACCTTGCAGGCAAGGATCTGGACACTGTATTTAGAACCGGCGGGCCGCAGCCGTCAGAGGCCCTGCTGATGCGTGAAGACGGATATGGCATCCGTTATACAGCAGACAGGAGCCATTTCCGCCACTGGGTTATCTATACGAAGGGACTGGCTGACCAGTACTTATGCGCTGAGCCGTATACCTGGCTGCCGGATGCGCCCAACCTTGACCGGGATGCAGATTTCACAGGGCTCATTACCCTAAATCCCGGTGATACCGTAGCTTTGCCGAGCACACTTGAAATCATTTATCCCAAGCTCTAAATTTCATATAATTTCCAGCCTTATAAACTTCTGATTCCGTGCATGAATTCTCCTCCCCGCGCCCATACTATCTTCACAACGGACGAAGGAGGTGACAAACATGGGTCAAGCAGGTCAACAAGGTCGTGGAAGCCGTTCTAACAACCTGGTCGTTCCGCAAGCGAATGCAGCGCTGCAGCAGTTGAAATTCGAAGCAGCACAGGAGCTGGGTGTAACGATTCCTCAAGATGGTTACTACGGTAACTACACTTCCCGCGAAACCGGTTCTTTGGGAGGTTACATCACCAAACGTCTAGTACAACTGGCAGAGCAACAGCTTTCCGGTCGTGCGTAACATCATCTTTTCAGCCGATTTATCCGGCAGGATTCATTCCTTGACGGACTAGCTTTACAGCCTGCCTGCGCTTCATGCCGAAGCGCGGGCGGGCTTTTTTATTGTACTGGAAGCTATGTATGGCTCAGCCGAGATACTGGTCGGAAAGCTCGCCGGAATGCGGGCCGCGCGGAGCACGAATCATCAGGTTAGCCATGTTGTAGTTGGATTCCAGAGTGGCATCAACCACCACCAAGCCCTGGCGGACAGCAAATTCATAGCTGATCTCTCCATGCGTCCAGCGGCGTTTGTACTTTAGGCTCTCCAGGGCCATAAGCCGGAACGAGGACTGCTGCCCAGCGGTTAATCCCTCCTGTGGATCAGTAAAGGCACCGCTGCGTCCGGACAAGGGATTATGGCGGATACCGAACTTGCCGATGACATTATTTCTGATCTGTATGAATACCGTGCCGGAGCTTAACCCGGACAATTCCTCCTGCAGCTCCTTAAATACTAAATCCACCTGTCTTGCCAGAGATAGCTGTTCCGTTCGTAGCATGTTGTTCCTCCTAAAAGTTTTGTTTAGCATTACTTCCTTGGGTCTCTTCGACAAAACTTGCTTCGGAAGCATACGCTTAGTTTTGTTTAGCATTACTTCCTTGCGTTACTTCGGCAAAACTTGCTTCATAGCTTACATACGATAATCTTCGACAAAACAAACTAGGAAATCATATGCACATCGCTATTCAGTCGTTTTTTATGAAATTTTTCTTTAATTTGTTGTGTAGCACGCCTTATATAAGGCTTTAGGCTCATTATAGGACACAGTTTTCGGACCTTCAACATTATTCAACATAATTGGGTGAATATCCCTATGTATGCGCAGTTTACAGCATTAATTTTAAGAAACCTTTACAAATACGACCTCTTTCGACAATAAACCATATAAAAAAAGCCCCTGATTAGGGGCTTTTGCGCATTCACACGTACACTTGAATATTCATTTTATTCTGCAATATTATGATTTGTCCGATATTCGACAAACATTCACGCGTATTGCTCAGTCATCTGCAGGAATTCGTTAATGTCTTCGACAATAAGCTCTACTGCACCCTGCCAGAAATCAGGCTTTGTAAGATCAACGCCAAGATGTCTCATCACAAGCTCCTCAAGTGTCATTACCCCGGTATCACGCAGCAGACTGTCGTATTTATCAGCAAAAGACGGTCCTTCCTGCAGGGCCAGC
Proteins encoded:
- a CDS encoding alpha/beta-type small acid-soluble spore protein, with translation MGQAGQQGRGSRSNNLVVPQANAALQQLKFEAAQELGVTIPQDGYYGNYTSRETGSLGGYITKRLVQLAEQQLSGRA
- a CDS encoding metal-dependent hydrolase: MDTATHFVMGLGLAGLSFVDPVVASQPSLAGAVMIATVLASQAPDADTALRLKNNALYIRNHRGITHSMPFLLLWPALITIVIGPLFGFTDLQALSHIALWSFIGVAVHVFSDMFNTYGTQAARPFTEKWIAWNIIHIFDPFIFGSHAAAIILWISGMVPPAPLFTILYICVAAYYVWRTVVHARITHNIKNKDMHHDQGDRYIVIPSISPTRWNVVKAKQDGSYNVGLLNGGRLEWFKHAVCSTHPAVEHSKSHPDVQAFLYFTSYAVAEVEELTSGYIVRWGDVRYLHRKQFPFVAVLAMDNDYHVLNTYVGWLSSEKLDERFAIDPGSMKL
- a CDS encoding aldose 1-epimerase, with product MKQVTKGQWGGYDTYILHSRELEVTLLPRLGNNVISLWDRKEERQILRTPDESDLAYYMQKPYHFGIPLLVPPGRIRKGQFRFKGASYQFEQNSAGDHHIHGLHRTQSWCVSDIEEDEDGCAVTTEFNTADDPRWMSQFPVPLRMEMTFRLQDARLQQTLKVTHLGDTSIPFGIGYHTWFMIDGEPQRWKLTLPAEGIYELNNELLTSGNLLPLGELDSIHYGMNLAGKDLDTVFRTGGPQPSEALLMREDGYGIRYTADRSHFRHWVIYTKGLADQYLCAEPYTWLPDAPNLDRDADFTGLITLNPGDTVALPSTLEIIYPKL
- the trpS gene encoding tryptophan--tRNA ligase, whose protein sequence is MAKKVLSGIQPSGSLTLGNYIGAIKNFVKLQQEHECFFMVVDLHAITVAQDPAALRENSESVAALYLAAGIDPKISNVYMQSHVPQHAELGWIVTTLTAMGELERMTQFKDKSSGKDSVGAGLFVYPSLMAADILVYNADLVPVGEDQKQHLELTRDLAGRFNHRFGDFFTVPEPYIPEVGARIMSLDDASKKMSKSNPNAGSYIALLDPPDVIRKKISRATTDSGREVVYDPANKPEISNLMSIYAECSGLSLQQIADQYEGQMYGGFKKNLGEVLVATLEPLQQRYQEIRSSGTLSGILAEGAERARNVASETLAGVKERMGFLPYR
- the cyoE gene encoding heme o synthase; this translates as MDNQLRYQASSDSAAAQAKSPREGAGWRDFITVTKPGIIRSNLIAAFAGYWVASGWDVQYGKLILTLLGTMLVMASACVFNNYFDRDLDMKMERTRERGLPTGRLKPNVVLMYAIGLGIAGLAVLFAFCGMLAGLFGIVGVFVYVVIYTLWLKRTSTWSTSVGAISGAMPPVIGYVAVTGTVDLGAWLLFAMLFLWQPPHFWALGIRRKEEYRAAGFPLLPVVKGVRRTKFQMIPYVALLLPVPVLMYAYDYAGIFYLVISLGLSVAWLYLTIIGFKAKDDDAWAKKNFFFSINYLTVSLIALVLNTIHG